The Nakamurella alba genome has a window encoding:
- a CDS encoding urease accessory protein UreD, producing the protein MILAPADGSVAIGITPDATGVGRASMRLRPGLLAPRVLSADATGARIALVATEALLLPGDTVRLDVEVADGGRLEIVETAGTVAYDGAGEPSWWTVRIRLGVGARLRWHGEPFVVADGARVTRTLDLEAADGAEAVFRETLVLGRTGELGGDLLARTRVTLAGEPLLLEDLDLQRSTRGRPGLLGSDRVVDSVLVLGRVAGPVSAAAGERFDLHGPGTVLRWTGRDLHRSPAPGWWTAVRAAGSGGRPGATDG; encoded by the coding sequence GTGATCCTCGCGCCCGCCGACGGGTCGGTGGCGATCGGCATCACCCCCGACGCCACCGGCGTCGGCCGGGCGTCGATGCGGCTGCGGCCCGGCCTGCTCGCACCCCGGGTGCTGTCGGCGGACGCGACCGGCGCCCGGATCGCGCTGGTCGCCACCGAGGCGTTGCTGCTGCCCGGCGACACGGTCCGGCTGGACGTCGAGGTCGCCGACGGCGGCCGGCTGGAGATCGTGGAGACCGCCGGCACCGTGGCCTACGACGGCGCCGGGGAGCCGTCCTGGTGGACCGTCCGGATCCGCCTCGGGGTCGGGGCCCGGCTGCGCTGGCACGGCGAACCGTTCGTCGTGGCCGACGGCGCCCGGGTGACCCGCACCCTCGATCTGGAGGCCGCGGACGGTGCCGAGGCGGTCTTCCGGGAGACCCTCGTGCTCGGGCGGACCGGCGAGCTCGGCGGCGATCTGCTGGCCCGGACCCGGGTGACGCTGGCCGGCGAACCGCTGCTGCTGGAGGACCTCGACCTGCAGCGATCCACCCGCGGCCGGCCCGGACTGCTCGGGTCGGACCGGGTGGTGGACAGCGTGCTGGTGCTCGGCCGGGTGGCCGGCCCGGTGTCGGCCGCGGCGGGTGAGCGGTTCGACCTGCACGGCCCCGGGACGGTCCTGCGCTGGACCGGCCGCGACCTGCACCGCTCCCCGGCACCAGGGTGGTGGACGGCGGTGCGGGCGGCGGGGAGCGGGGGCCGCCCCGGCGCCACGGACGGCTGA
- the ureG gene encoding urease accessory protein UreG — translation MTTPNTTRSFRLGVAGPVGTGKSSIIALICRELSAELRLGVITNDIYTDEDARFLRSAGVLEPERIRAVETGACPHTAIRDDVTANLLAVEDMEQDFAPLDVVLVESGGDNLTATFSPALVDAQLFVLDVAGGGDVARKGGPGIARADLLIVNKTDLAPYVGVDVGQMVADGSAARDGRPVLGLSRTDQVSVEGLKQWLRDMLAVFRTGTHVPVDPGPMAPHFHADESLPGGGFTHTHDEAHDHAHDGSHDHAHDGAHDDAHAGGEPTHAHS, via the coding sequence ATGACCACTCCGAACACCACCCGTTCGTTCCGGCTGGGGGTGGCCGGGCCGGTGGGCACCGGGAAGTCCTCGATCATCGCGCTGATCTGCCGCGAGCTGTCCGCGGAGCTGCGGCTCGGCGTGATCACCAACGACATCTACACCGACGAGGACGCCCGGTTCCTGCGGTCCGCCGGGGTGCTCGAGCCGGAGCGGATCCGGGCGGTCGAGACCGGCGCCTGCCCGCACACCGCCATCCGCGACGACGTCACCGCGAACCTGCTGGCCGTCGAGGACATGGAGCAGGACTTCGCGCCGCTGGACGTGGTGCTGGTGGAGTCCGGCGGCGACAACCTGACCGCGACCTTCTCGCCGGCCCTGGTCGATGCCCAGCTGTTCGTCCTGGACGTGGCCGGCGGCGGCGACGTGGCGCGCAAGGGCGGACCGGGGATCGCCCGCGCCGACCTGCTGATCGTCAACAAGACCGATCTCGCGCCGTACGTCGGAGTCGATGTCGGGCAGATGGTGGCCGACGGCAGCGCCGCCCGCGACGGCCGTCCCGTCCTCGGCCTCTCCCGCACCGACCAGGTCTCGGTCGAGGGCCTCAAGCAGTGGCTGCGGGACATGCTCGCGGTGTTCCGCACCGGCACCCACGTCCCGGTCGACCCGGGCCCGATGGCCCCGCACTTCCACGCCGACGAGTCCCTGCCCGGTGGCGGCTTCACCCACACCCACGACGAAGCCCACGACCATGCCCACGACGGCTCTCACGACCATGCCCACGACGGCGCTCACGACGATGCGCACGCCGGGGGCGAACCCACCCACGCCCACTCGTGA
- the trxA gene encoding thioredoxin, translating to MATTELTTQNFDDVVGGEGTVLVDFWASWCGPCRQFGPVFEKSSEKHPELTFGKVDTEAQQALAQAFQIRSIPTLMVVRDGVVLYSQPGALPADALEDLIEQASKVDMDQVRKEIAEQQAKAATTADA from the coding sequence ATGGCGACCACCGAACTGACCACGCAGAACTTCGACGACGTCGTGGGTGGCGAGGGCACCGTACTCGTCGACTTCTGGGCGTCCTGGTGCGGCCCGTGCCGCCAGTTCGGCCCGGTCTTCGAGAAGTCGTCGGAGAAGCATCCTGAGCTGACCTTCGGCAAGGTCGACACCGAGGCGCAGCAGGCGCTCGCGCAGGCCTTCCAGATCCGGTCGATCCCGACCCTGATGGTCGTGCGTGACGGCGTGGTCCTGTACTCGCAGCCGGGCGCCCTGCCGGCCGATGCGCTGGAGGACCTCATCGAGCAGGCGTCGAAGGTCGACATGGACCAGGTCCGCAAGGAGATCGCCGAGCAGCAGGCGAAGGCCGCCACCACCGCCGACGCCTGA
- a CDS encoding class I SAM-dependent methyltransferase, with protein MATPGAASGHRRDHARAFGPAAGLYDASRPGYPDAVVDALLADVPTGTVVDVGAGTGKLTALLAARRPDVVAVEPSEGMRTQLAAVLPGVGVLDGAGERIPVPDGSVAAVLAAQAWHWVDPVAGSAEVVRALRPGGVLGLVWNTRDEQVDWVGELGRLLASADGPGRGRFLPDVRPPLQPLDSGRVDWLQPMTADRLVDLVATRSYVLLQSEADRADLLAAVRELTATHPDLAGRAEFDLPYVAEYWRFRI; from the coding sequence ATGGCGACACCCGGAGCAGCATCTGGACACCGGCGGGACCACGCGAGAGCCTTCGGCCCGGCGGCCGGCCTCTACGACGCCTCCCGGCCCGGCTACCCGGACGCGGTGGTGGACGCCCTGCTGGCCGACGTCCCGACCGGAACGGTGGTCGACGTCGGTGCGGGCACCGGCAAGCTCACCGCCCTGCTCGCGGCGCGGCGCCCGGACGTCGTCGCCGTCGAGCCCTCGGAGGGCATGCGGACGCAACTGGCCGCAGTACTGCCCGGGGTCGGCGTGCTGGACGGGGCGGGCGAGCGCATCCCGGTGCCGGACGGCTCGGTGGCGGCGGTGCTCGCGGCGCAGGCGTGGCACTGGGTGGACCCGGTCGCCGGGTCCGCCGAGGTGGTCCGCGCGCTGCGTCCGGGCGGGGTTCTCGGCCTGGTCTGGAACACCCGGGACGAGCAGGTCGACTGGGTCGGTGAGCTGGGCCGGCTGCTCGCCTCCGCCGACGGGCCCGGCCGGGGGCGGTTCCTGCCGGACGTGCGGCCGCCGCTGCAGCCGCTGGACTCGGGGCGGGTCGACTGGCTGCAGCCCATGACCGCGGACCGCCTGGTGGACCTGGTCGCCACCCGCAGCTACGTGCTGCTGCAGTCGGAGGCGGACCGGGCCGACCTGCTCGCCGCGGTTCGCGAGCTCACCGCCACCCATCCCGACCTGGCCGGCCGGGCGGAGTTCGATCTGCCCTACGTGGCCGAGTACTGGCGCTTCCGGATCTGA
- a CDS encoding urease accessory protein UreF: MTHADTADRADVLLMLLADSRLPTGAHTQSGGLEPALLDGMPESAIDNLLRVRLATVTLVEAGTAVVARSMVLRGGTEDLRRCDTAWRARTASAALRENATVLGRGYLRLLQGLWPDAPAVIAASGVRNLCRAVVLGVAAAAGGLDAGRLARLIGYDDVQSVCAAALKLAPADPVAAARRVLALDEPIDEMACLVEDLEEPEEIPAAAAPMIERWAEQHAVAERRLFRA; encoded by the coding sequence GTGACCCATGCCGACACAGCCGACAGGGCCGACGTGCTGCTGATGCTGCTCGCCGACTCCCGCCTGCCCACCGGTGCGCACACCCAGTCCGGCGGCTTGGAGCCGGCGCTGCTCGACGGCATGCCGGAGTCGGCGATCGACAACCTGCTGCGGGTCCGGCTGGCCACCGTCACCCTGGTCGAGGCCGGGACCGCCGTGGTGGCGCGGTCGATGGTGCTCCGCGGTGGGACGGAGGATCTGCGGCGGTGCGACACGGCCTGGCGGGCGCGGACGGCGTCGGCGGCCCTGCGGGAGAACGCCACCGTGCTCGGTCGCGGTTACCTGCGGCTGTTGCAGGGACTCTGGCCGGACGCACCGGCGGTGATCGCCGCCTCCGGTGTCCGGAACCTGTGCCGGGCAGTGGTTCTCGGTGTGGCGGCAGCGGCGGGTGGGCTGGATGCCGGCCGGCTGGCCCGGCTGATCGGCTACGACGACGTGCAGTCGGTGTGCGCCGCGGCCCTCAAGCTGGCCCCGGCGGACCCGGTCGCGGCGGCCCGGCGGGTGCTGGCGCTCGATGAGCCTATCGACGAGATGGCTTGTCTGGTTGAGGATCTCGAGGAGCCAGAAGAGATCCCGGCGGCGGCGGCGCCGATGATCGAACGGTGGGCGGAGCAGCACGCCGTCGCCGAGCGTCGGCTGTTCCGGGCCTGA